One window of the Triticum dicoccoides isolate Atlit2015 ecotype Zavitan chromosome 3B, WEW_v2.0, whole genome shotgun sequence genome contains the following:
- the LOC119278440 gene encoding transmembrane protein 45A-like, with protein sequence MGSFKGHVLPGTLFLAVGAWHVWAAVARFAMDPAGFRLRVWNPVGAGGGALRHLELYVIAGGAFLDMCVEVLYSTHLHIFAPGGGVNPAHLNDLEHGGMLLMFFLVGALALLSENTRYLPLTEGALCLLAATAFTAELLLFYFHSTTHQGLEGYYHYLLVLLVGLCVASNVLGALLPASFPADLASGLLITLQGLWFYQTAFTLYGPMLPEGCHRDAGGDIECHGHAAGERAEQLADFQLFAYVFLAFAYALGCYAVAAAKYGHPDLSTVEMEHRENGGFVGSSELSSGGI encoded by the exons ATGGGGTCGTTCAAGGGCCACGTGCTGCCGGGGACGCTGTTCCTGGCGGTGGGCGCGTGGCACGTGTGGGCGGCCGTGGCGCGCTTCGCCATGGACCCGGCCGGGTTCCGCCTCCGCGTCTGGAACCCcgtgggcgcgggcggcggggcgctGCGGCACCTGGAGCTCTACGTCATCGCCGGGGGCGCCTTCCTGGACATGTGCGTGGAGGTGCTCTACTCCACCCACCTCCACATCTTCGCGCCCGGCGGCGGGGTCAACCCGGCGCACCTCAACGACCTCGAGCACGGCGGCATGCTGCTCATGTTCTTCCTCGTCGGCGCCCTCGCCCTCCTCTCCGAGAACACCAG GTACCTGCCCCTGACGGAGGGCGCGCTGTGCCTGCTGGCGGCTACGGCCTTCACGGCGGAGCTGCTGCTCTTCTACTTCCACTCGACCACGCACCAGGGGCTGGAGGGGTACTACCACTACCTCCTGGTGCTGCTCGTCGGGCTCTGCGTCGCCTCCAACGTCCTCGGCGCGCTCCTCCCGGCGAGCTTCCCCGCCGACCTCGCCAGCGGCCTGCTCATCACCCTGCAGGGCCTGTGGTTCTACCAGACGGCGTTCACGCTCTACGGGCCGATGCTCCCCGAGGGGTGCCACCGCGACGCCGGCGGGGACATCGAGTGCCACGGGCACGCCGCCGGGGAGCGCGCGGAGCAGCTCGCCGACTTCCAGCTCTTCGCCTACGTCTTCCTCGCGTTCGCCTACGCCCTCGGCTGctacgccgtcgccgccgccaagtACGGCCACCCGGACCTGAGCACCGTCGAGATGGAGCACCGGGAAAATGGTGGATTCGTTGGTAGCTCGGAGCTGTCTAGTGGTGGCATATGA